A segment of the Acidimicrobiia bacterium genome:
GACGACCACGGCTCGAGACTCGGTGACGACGACCGGCTCCGTTCAAGTCGAGTCGACCGTTGCGAGCACCGAGGCGACCACGCAGACGATCGAGCCCATCCCGGCTGCGGAGCTCGTCATCGAGACATTCGGCGTGCCGGAAGGGTCGAGGCCCCACGACGTCGCCCCGGCCGCCGATGGGGGAGTGTGGTACACGGCCCAGGGCGCCGCGGCCCTGGGGTACCTCGATCCTGAAACGGGAGAGACGAGGCACATCGCCCTCGGAGCGGGATCGCGCCCGCACGGCGTCATCGTGGACGACGAGGGGGATGCGTGGATCACGGACGGGGGCCTCAATGCCATCGTCGAGGTCGACGCCGAGACGGGGGAGACGAGAGTGTTCCCGCTCCCACCCGACCGGCCGAACGCCAACCTCAACACGGCGACGTTCGACTTGGAGGGTCGCCTGTGGTTCACGGGCCAGAACGGCATCTACGGAGTCCTCGACCCGGTCTCCGGCTCCCTCGAGGTGTACGACGCCCCGCGGGGGCAGGGCCCGTACGGCATCGACGGATCCCCGAACGGTGAGGTGTTCTTCGCCTCCCTGGCCGGCAGCTACGTCGGGGAGATCGTCGCGCCCGGCCAGGTGACCGAGCTCGAACCGCCGACGCCGGACCAAGGTGCTCGGCGCATCTGGTTCGACTCGTCCGGCCGGGCGTGGGTCAGCGAGTGGAACACCGGCCAGCTCAGCGCGTACCAGCCTGCCACGGGTGTGTGGGAGACGTATGCGCTGCCCGGTGCCTCCCCGCAGCCTTACGCCGTATACGTCGACGAGTCCGACATCGTGTGGGTGAGCGACTTCGGGGGAAACTCCATCCACCGCTTCGATCCGGTCGGCCTCTCGTTCACGACGTTCTCGCTGCCGAACGACCCGGGCGAAGTCCGTCAGCTCCTCGGCAGGCAGGGCGAGGTCTGGGGGGCCGAGTCGGCCGCGGACACACTCGTGGTCATCAGGAGACGGTGATCACCTGAGGTGCCTCGCGTTTAGAACCTACCGACTCGAACCGCGGCGTTGGTGGCCAAGGCTAGAGATGCGATCACCGCAAGGGCTGTGGTCCCGACGAGGGCTATGAGTCTGACCGTCCACCTGTCGACGCGCTCGCGCCATAGATTGATGAAGATCACGACGCTGATCGCGAACGCCAGGCCAACTCCGATAGAAGCCACGGCCGCGAGAACGGGGCTTTGCCAGAAGGTCTCGCCGGAACGATGTCCCACCACTCCAAGAACCCACAAATGGTAGTAGGCCGCAACCCAAACCCCCGACGCCGTTCAAGAGTGCGAGAACGAGCGTCAAGCCTCGAAGCATGCGGAGGCGCGCAGTTCGCGTGCGATTGGCGTCAACCGACATACCCACTTCATCGGAATCTGCGGACGGCACCTTACTTGCAGATGCTCACCGGCCACTTGACATAACGTGGATTATAGGCGGTCAGATGCCGGCGGCGCTGAGCACGTCGACGACGCCCGTGATGAACCGAGACAGCTCCGGATGAGACACCTCGAACGAGAGGGCCGACTCCTTCAGCCGATCGGTGAAGTCCGGGTCGTCTTCGGGGTTCTCGCGATAGCCGGCCAGTCTGCGCCGCAACTCGTCGGCATCCGGATCGTCCCCGAGGTCCTCGAGGTGCCCGTGTAGCTCGTCGAGGTGCTTCCAGATCTCTTCGCTCACTTCAGACTCCCTCTCGATGAGCTTCAACTCTATCCGCGGCTGGTGTCGGAACCCGTCCCTCGTTACGTCACTGTGACGTAACGGCGCTCACGTCACTCGTCGCCGCCGAGAGCGCGCGGCTCGACCCGAGCACCTCGCAGCGGGAGCGCCCCTTCCAAGAGATGCACGTAGGCGTCGGCGTAGTCC
Coding sequences within it:
- a CDS encoding lyase — its product is MAAVPKSRSRPTKVRSTLRGSPRRLVLPVAAALLAAGCSGPASEAPDAAASTATSGQATTTTARDSVTTTGSVQVESTVASTEATTQTIEPIPAAELVIETFGVPEGSRPHDVAPAADGGVWYTAQGAAALGYLDPETGETRHIALGAGSRPHGVIVDDEGDAWITDGGLNAIVEVDAETGETRVFPLPPDRPNANLNTATFDLEGRLWFTGQNGIYGVLDPVSGSLEVYDAPRGQGPYGIDGSPNGEVFFASLAGSYVGEIVAPGQVTELEPPTPDQGARRIWFDSSGRAWVSEWNTGQLSAYQPATGVWETYALPGASPQPYAVYVDESDIVWVSDFGGNSIHRFDPVGLSFTTFSLPNDPGEVRQLLGRQGEVWGAESAADTLVVIRRR
- a CDS encoding DUF4404 family protein, whose amino-acid sequence is MSEEIWKHLDELHGHLEDLGDDPDADELRRRLAGYRENPEDDPDFTDRLKESALSFEVSHPELSRFITGVVDVLSAAGI